One Halobacterium zhouii genomic region harbors:
- a CDS encoding adenosylhomocysteinase, whose translation MDTASPLSDRLEDPETARESGRKKIDWAFEHMPILTALREEFEADQPLSGETVGMALHVEAKTAALVELMADAGAEVAITGCNPLSTHDDVSAALDAHPNITSYAKHGVDDDAYYEAIEAVIAHEPTVTVDDGGDLVFRIHEEHPDLIDTIVGGTEETTTGVHRLRAMDDDGALDYPVFAVNDTPMKRLFDNVHGTGESSLASIAMTTNLSWAGKNVVVAGYGYCGQGVAKKAAGQNAHVIVTEIDERRALEAHMEGYEVLPMDEAAEKGDVFVTTTGNRDIITADHFESMQDGVVLANAGHFDVEIDLDALSDLADAEQEVRDGVREYELADGTRINVLAEGRLVNLATPVSLGHPVEVMDQSFGVQAVCVRELVENGDQYGPGVHEVPDELDRELAAIKLDAEGVELDELTDEQAEYVNSWQHGT comes from the coding sequence ATGGACACCGCGTCGCCACTCAGCGACCGCCTCGAGGACCCCGAGACAGCGCGGGAGTCGGGGCGCAAGAAGATCGACTGGGCGTTCGAACACATGCCGATCCTCACCGCGCTCCGCGAGGAGTTCGAGGCCGACCAGCCCCTGTCCGGCGAGACGGTCGGGATGGCGCTCCACGTCGAAGCGAAGACCGCAGCGCTCGTCGAACTGATGGCCGACGCCGGCGCCGAGGTCGCCATCACCGGCTGCAACCCGCTGTCGACGCACGACGACGTCAGCGCCGCGCTCGACGCGCACCCGAACATCACCTCCTACGCCAAGCACGGCGTCGACGACGACGCCTACTACGAGGCCATCGAAGCCGTCATCGCCCACGAACCCACTGTCACCGTGGACGACGGCGGCGACCTCGTCTTCCGCATCCACGAGGAACACCCCGACCTCATCGACACCATCGTAGGCGGCACCGAGGAGACCACCACGGGCGTCCACCGCCTCCGCGCGATGGACGACGACGGCGCGCTCGACTACCCCGTGTTCGCCGTCAACGACACGCCGATGAAGCGCCTCTTCGACAACGTCCACGGCACCGGCGAATCCTCCCTCGCGAGCATCGCCATGACCACGAACCTCTCGTGGGCCGGCAAGAACGTCGTCGTCGCCGGCTACGGCTACTGCGGGCAGGGCGTCGCGAAGAAGGCCGCCGGCCAGAACGCCCACGTCATCGTCACCGAGATCGACGAACGCCGCGCGCTCGAAGCCCACATGGAGGGCTACGAGGTGCTCCCCATGGACGAGGCCGCCGAGAAAGGCGACGTCTTCGTCACCACCACCGGCAACCGAGACATCATCACCGCCGACCACTTCGAGTCGATGCAGGACGGCGTCGTGCTCGCGAACGCCGGCCACTTCGACGTCGAGATCGACCTCGATGCCCTCTCCGACCTCGCCGACGCCGAACAGGAGGTCCGGGACGGCGTCCGAGAGTACGAACTTGCGGACGGCACCCGCATCAACGTACTCGCGGAAGGCCGCCTCGTCAACCTCGCCACCCCCGTCAGCCTCGGCCACCCCGTCGAAGTCATGGACCAGTCCTTCGGCGTGCAGGCGGTCTGCGTGCGCGAACTCGTCGAGAACGGCGACCAGTACGGCCCGGGCGTCCACGAAGTCCCGGACGAACTCGACCGCGAACTCGCCGCCATCAAACTGGACGCGGAAGGCGTCGAACTCGACGAACTCACCGACGAACAGGCCGAATACGTGAACTCCTGGCAACACGGCACCTAG
- a CDS encoding dCTP deaminase has product MTASDLTERVEGIVHEDTQVHERGLDLTVADVYEARKPGRVDFGGGELEPTDIDAVDTELHNEDDDYEWWNLDGGTYLLEYNESLTEGDPLRVQTRDELRHRGAFHPGVYTATLDPMPLTVADGGIRLKENARVSTVFEE; this is encoded by the coding sequence ATGACTGCCTCCGACCTCACTGAGCGCGTCGAGGGCATCGTCCACGAGGACACCCAGGTACACGAGCGCGGCCTCGACCTCACGGTCGCTGACGTCTACGAGGCCCGGAAACCAGGGCGCGTGGACTTCGGCGGCGGCGAACTCGAGCCCACGGACATCGACGCCGTCGACACCGAGCTCCACAACGAGGACGACGACTACGAGTGGTGGAATCTCGACGGCGGTACGTACCTCCTCGAGTACAACGAGTCCCTGACCGAGGGTGACCCGCTCCGCGTTCAGACTCGCGACGAACTCCGTCACCGCGGCGCCTTCCACCCCGGTGTCTACACGGCCACGCTCGACCCGATGCCGCTCACCGTCGCCGACGGCGGCATCCGACTCAAAGAGAACGCGCGCGTCTCTACGGTTTTCGAGGAGTGA